In Persicimonas caeni, a single window of DNA contains:
- a CDS encoding diguanylate cyclase: MSLSEETTVVTRELTEELFESLVSHLPDAVIFADVERRIQFVNDRFVEIFGYERKALGGRSTAFFYANPEDFNRTGRAHFDPDAQTGPQTYFIEYRRRDGSTFLSETRAVPLFNDAGEKRGYLGIIRDVTDLVERDKELRRVRNQLARRLAHTKLLYELSTHEGNTFQEVVHFALEAAGEMLDMDVSILSSVRGEELTVRDFWSREPMSLKVGDTFDLDDTLCAHTLESGGVYAVHEIEWNSELLHPCHDHFRPKAYIGAVVRVGEQLYGTVSFARLTPRKLPFEQADEDFVGMLANWLGVFASRARTERMLASEHEAMSAALELQKTLQSSSLNRTDTADVFLESAATLVDVDGLAVALREDDQTVITSANGSFAPLLGEVLPEIIIPRADTSHGDRPSLQTWHTSRRVSQIDEPIQIAELTYSGQSLGALLVQPSSKAKFEKRQRSLLELTAGMLAARLSVAGSYERAHREATIDALTGIPNRRETLRCMKAAAEEPGRGALQVAIIDVDRFKQVNDTWGHGVGDRVLQKLANCLSEELSRAIVVGRLGGEEFVIGLREPDVEAAQAQLTRALEVFSSVDFVSDDGEHFSVTFSGGVTSMRVQDSIYDALQRADELLYRAKRGGRAQVVAENREI; encoded by the coding sequence ATGAGCCTGTCTGAAGAGACCACAGTTGTTACCCGAGAACTGACCGAAGAGCTCTTCGAGTCGCTCGTCTCCCACCTGCCCGACGCAGTCATCTTTGCCGACGTCGAACGGCGTATCCAATTCGTCAACGACAGGTTCGTCGAGATTTTCGGCTACGAGCGAAAGGCGTTGGGGGGCCGGTCGACCGCCTTCTTTTACGCCAATCCCGAAGATTTTAATCGAACCGGGCGGGCGCACTTCGACCCTGATGCGCAGACCGGGCCACAGACCTACTTTATCGAGTATCGTCGACGCGACGGGAGCACGTTTCTGAGCGAAACGCGCGCCGTGCCGCTGTTCAATGACGCGGGCGAAAAGCGCGGTTATCTGGGGATCATTCGCGACGTGACCGACCTGGTCGAGCGCGACAAGGAGTTGCGCCGGGTGCGCAATCAACTGGCGCGTCGGCTCGCGCACACCAAACTGCTGTACGAGCTGTCGACTCACGAGGGGAACACGTTCCAGGAGGTCGTCCATTTCGCGCTCGAGGCGGCCGGCGAGATGCTCGACATGGACGTGAGCATCTTGAGCAGCGTTCGCGGCGAAGAGTTGACGGTGCGCGACTTTTGGTCACGTGAGCCGATGTCGCTGAAGGTCGGTGACACCTTCGATTTGGACGACACGCTGTGCGCTCATACGCTCGAGTCGGGCGGAGTCTATGCCGTCCACGAGATCGAATGGAACTCCGAACTGCTCCATCCTTGCCACGACCACTTTCGGCCTAAAGCCTATATCGGCGCGGTCGTCAGAGTGGGAGAGCAGCTCTACGGGACGGTCAGCTTCGCGCGACTGACGCCGCGCAAACTCCCCTTCGAGCAGGCTGACGAGGACTTCGTCGGAATGCTGGCCAACTGGCTGGGCGTCTTCGCATCGAGGGCGCGCACCGAGCGCATGCTGGCCAGTGAGCACGAGGCGATGTCGGCGGCGCTCGAGTTGCAGAAGACGCTGCAGAGCTCGTCGCTCAACCGCACGGATACCGCCGACGTCTTCTTGGAGTCGGCTGCCACCCTCGTGGATGTCGACGGGTTGGCAGTCGCCCTGCGCGAGGATGACCAGACCGTCATCACGAGCGCCAATGGAAGCTTCGCCCCGTTGCTCGGAGAGGTGCTCCCCGAGATTATCATCCCGCGAGCCGATACAAGCCATGGTGACCGGCCCAGTCTGCAGACGTGGCATACGTCGCGGCGAGTTTCCCAGATCGACGAGCCGATTCAAATCGCCGAGTTGACCTACTCGGGGCAGAGTCTCGGCGCACTTCTGGTCCAACCGAGCAGCAAGGCGAAGTTCGAGAAGCGCCAGCGTTCACTGCTCGAATTGACCGCCGGTATGCTCGCCGCGCGGCTTTCGGTGGCCGGGTCCTACGAGCGCGCCCATCGCGAGGCGACCATTGACGCGCTGACCGGTATCCCAAACCGGCGCGAGACGTTGCGCTGCATGAAGGCGGCCGCCGAGGAGCCTGGCCGCGGCGCTTTGCAGGTGGCGATCATCGACGTCGACCGCTTCAAGCAGGTCAACGACACCTGGGGCCACGGGGTCGGCGACCGCGTCCTCCAAAAGCTCGCCAACTGCCTGAGCGAAGAGCTTTCGAGGGCGATCGTCGTGGGGCGTCTCGGCGGCGAGGAGTTCGTCATCGGCTTGCGCGAGCCGGACGTCGAGGCGGCGCAGGCTCAACTGACCCGCGCGCTCGAGGTCTTCAGCTCCGTCGATTTCGTCAGCGACGACGGCGAGCACTTCTCGGTGACCTTTAGCGGTGGCGTCACGAGCATGCGCGTCCAAGATTCCATCTACGATGCGCTGCAGCGCGCCGACGAGCTGCTCTACCGGGCCAAACGAGGCGGGCGCGCCCAAGTGGTCGCCGAGAATCGGGAGATTTGA
- a CDS encoding CPBP family intramembrane glutamic endopeptidase: MSTKIQQGKQPAPWLYLFGTMGWTYLFLGVVAFSGEGMYSFPLGLLTLLGGLGPAVVATLLVATGRWDERLDRSARAYWRRCFDPRSLSAGGYLWVFGLVLVLAGGPLIFDPEALGGGVFSPGPLVFLLVGFVFGALEEVGWRGYAQEALQRRMPVVWASLVIGVFWALWHVPLFFLTGSYQSELGLVTPEGAVFFAALVVGSPVYAWLYNKTGRAVLAVILYHGVGNVARELVPDVANWAEFGVEAALALAVVAVGWGVMSRRQDAQPPSCTRRP; encoded by the coding sequence GTGAGCACAAAGATACAGCAGGGCAAACAGCCGGCGCCTTGGCTCTACCTGTTCGGAACTATGGGGTGGACGTATCTCTTTTTGGGCGTGGTGGCGTTCAGCGGCGAGGGGATGTATTCGTTTCCGCTGGGTCTGTTGACCCTCCTCGGAGGGCTCGGTCCCGCGGTCGTCGCCACGTTACTTGTGGCCACGGGACGCTGGGACGAGAGGCTCGATAGGTCTGCGCGCGCCTACTGGCGGCGTTGCTTCGACCCGCGCTCCCTGTCTGCCGGAGGTTACCTGTGGGTGTTCGGCTTGGTGCTCGTGTTGGCAGGCGGCCCACTTATCTTCGACCCCGAAGCGCTCGGAGGTGGAGTCTTTTCGCCGGGTCCGCTCGTCTTCCTGCTCGTAGGCTTTGTCTTCGGCGCGCTCGAAGAGGTCGGCTGGCGCGGCTACGCCCAGGAGGCGCTGCAACGGCGTATGCCCGTGGTGTGGGCGTCGCTTGTCATCGGGGTGTTCTGGGCGCTCTGGCACGTGCCGCTCTTCTTTTTGACCGGTAGCTATCAGAGCGAGTTAGGCCTGGTCACGCCGGAGGGAGCCGTTTTCTTTGCCGCGCTCGTCGTCGGATCGCCGGTCTACGCCTGGCTGTACAACAAAACGGGGCGCGCGGTGCTTGCTGTCATTCTGTATCACGGCGTCGGCAACGTGGCGCGCGAGCTGGTGCCCGATGTCGCCAACTGGGCCGAGTTTGGCGTGGAGGCTGCCTTGGCGCTCGCCGTCGTCGCGGTCGGCTGGGGGGTTATGAGTCGGCGACAGGACGCGCAACCACCGTCTTGTACGCGCCGCCCATGA